One genomic region from Bactrocera tryoni isolate S06 chromosome 3, CSIRO_BtryS06_freeze2, whole genome shotgun sequence encodes:
- the LOC120773057 gene encoding uncharacterized protein LOC120773057: MIMIQMELEPGFRKADLNNIPTVRSETIFGFVTRIATSGGGVKNQSTGSNSTDVDLLIDYVQVRKAGDIFDVRAVVFPAASGGSHESHVRVSLKVDEKKDEISETKCGICAKKESCPHILAFIFWLHRKSTDTESTAILDFWGKETEALIEEERGETLRIRDIFACDELRLEADLEAAAVSESEGQAFFEAVLDEMENLGLKDSALYRHCRSVLEEFEPVFIHHTMLDASNNGVKSCRTFGLHMEEQAKHGLFERLSEVSKTSYKTRLWLETQYMRLRCSLIHRIASRKDSLDDENILELLFCKEREFNAEERQQLKQHKRFILKQTEKLENKTYTECGLLLNESYPYICASPDGITDDHIVEIKAPKTDDEFEKYLEGRETIAPKYMAQIQIQMYMANVTKALYCVLSPTFDTNGALHYVWVQADMEFVASLLGAAEDFWKDVVFPRLNKIYLGGP; this comes from the exons atgatTATGATTCAAATGGAATTGGAACCAGGATTTCGCAAAGCAGACCTTAACAATATACCAACGGTGCGCAGCGAAACAATATTCGGGTTCGTCACAAGAATTGCCACCAGCGGTGGTGGCGTGAAGAACCAATCAACCGGcag TAATAGCACAGATGTGGATTTACTCATAGACTATGTACAAGTGAGAAAAGCCGGAGATATTTTTGATGTGCGTGCCGTTGTCTTTCCGGCAGCAAGTGGTGGAAGCCATGAGTCGCATGTACGCGTTTCATTGAAAGTAGATGAGAAAAAGGACGAAATTTCAGAGACAAAATGCGGTATCTGCGCAAAAAAAG AATCTTGTCCACATATACTAGCTTTTATTTTCTGGCTGCATCGCAAGAGTACAGATACCGAATCTACGGCAATACTGGATTTTTGGGGCAAAGAAACGGAAGCATTAATCGAGGAGGAACGTGGCGAGACATTGCGCATTCGTGACATATTCGCCTGTGACGAATTACGTCTTGAAGCTGATTTGGAAGCAGCTGCAGTAAGTGAAAGCGAAGGGCAAGCTTTCTTCGAGGCTGTGCTTGATGAGATGGAAAATTTAGGCTTAAAAGACTCAGCTCTGTACCGTCATTGTAGATCGGTATTGGAAGAGTTCGAGCCGGTGTTCATACATCATACAATGTTGGATGCATCAAACAATGGTGTAAAGAGTTGCCGTACATTCGGCCTGCACATGGAGGAACAAGCCAAACATGGGCTCTTCGAACGACTTTCAGAGGTCTCAAAAACTAGTTATAAGACACGGCTTTGGCTAGAAACGCAATATATGCGATTACGTTGTTCTCTCATACATCGCATCGCATCGAGAAAAGATTCCCTAgatgatgaaaatattttggaactGCTTTTCTGTAAAGAACGCGAATTCAATGCCGAGGAACGACAACAACTGAAGCAACATAAacgttttatattaaaacaaacagaaaaactAGAAAACAAGACTTACACTGAATGTGGTTTGTTGCTTAATGAAAGCTATCCATATATTTGCGCATCGCCTGATGGAATTACCGACGACCACATTGTGGAAATAAAAGCACCAAAAACTGACgatgaatttgaaaaatacttAGAGGGACGTGAAACAATTGCGCCCAAATATATGGCCCAGATACAGATTCAAATGTATATGGCAAACGTGACTAAAGCTTTGTATTGTGTACTAAGTCCCACCTTTGACACTAACGGTGCCTTGCATTATGTCTGGGTACAAGCCGATATGGAATTTGTTGCGAGCTTACTCGGAGCTGCTGAGGATTTCTGGAAAGATGTGGTATTTCCTCGACTCAACAAAATCTATCTTGGTGGCCCATAA